One region of Glycine max cultivar Williams 82 chromosome 9, Glycine_max_v4.0, whole genome shotgun sequence genomic DNA includes:
- the LOC100815841 gene encoding uncharacterized protein, whose product MDSKKEDRRSSDQINFQRGKIRRECFFEDFDGHEQIFQATFGNKWYTWSFNNWRSSSSEHSTSGFEWREHSNRTNKWKNESDTEHEDDDSCCEGSSSDRTVLGLPPTGPLKIEDVKNAIRLSALKWHPDKHQGPSQAMAEEKFKLCVNAYKTLCNALSPS is encoded by the exons atGGATAGCAAGAAAGAGGACAGGAGATCTTcggaccaaataaattttcaGCGAG GAAAAATCAGAAGAGAATGTTTCTTCGAGGactttgacggccatgagcaaATATTCCAGGCAACATTTGGTAACAAATGGTATACATGGTCCTTCAACAATTGGAGAAGTTCTTCCTCTGAACATTCCACATCTGGGTTTGAATGGAGGGAACATTCAAATAGGACAAACAAGTGGAAAAATGAAAGTGATACTGAGCATGAagatgatgactcatgttgtgAAGGATCAAGTTCTGATAGGACTGTTCTGGGTCTGCCTCCAACAGGTCCATTAAAGATTGAAGATGTTAAAAATGC TATCCGGTTATCGGCTTTAAAATGGCATCCTGATAAGCATCAGGGCCCTTCCCAG GCAATGGCTGAAGAAAAATTCAAACTGTGTGTAAATGCATACAAAACATTATGCAATGCTCTCTCCCCATCTTAG
- the LOC100789277 gene encoding uncharacterized protein LOC100789277 — MAEYESSIQHQHQSKETAFQALNTIIQLHFEKTLEKKRAIDLQKKELHKLFQIFFIFLGLVFLALAQSPRLQCRHCWIPITLLSIAHLIFYVSVAQTLRCINAFKYQRRCHKLTLGLATEKFRDIKIRLAAANADYDSVVADDEFEIHYQEPPETYFGKFKRNWALHFGFLILIYAFMISSSVVLLCF; from the coding sequence ATGGCAGAGTACGAAAGCAGCATCCAGCACCAGCACCAGTCGAAAGAAACAGCCTTCCAGGCCCTGAACACCATAATCCAGCTCCACTTCGAGAAAACCTTGGAGAAGAAGCGTGCCATCGACCTCCAGAAGAAGGAGCTCCACAAGCTCTTCCAGATATTCTTCATCTTCCTGGGCCTCGTCTTCCTGGCCCTGGCCCAGTCCCCCCGCCTCCAATGCCGCCACTGCTGGATCCCCATCACCCTCCTCTCCATCGCCCACCTCATCTTCTACGTCTCCGTCGCCCAAACCCTAAGGTGCATCAACGCCTTCAAGTACCAGCGCCGCTGCCACAAGCTCACCCTCGGCTTGGCCACCGAGAAATTCAGGGACATCAAGATCAGACTCGCCGCCGCCAATGCCGACTACGATTCCGTTGTTGCCGACGACGAGTTCGAGATTCACTACCAGGAACCCCCTGAGACCTATTTCGGAAAGTTTAAGAGGAATTGGGCTCTGCATTTTGGCTTCTTGATCTTGATCTACGCTTTTATGATCTCTTCCTCTGTCGTTcttctttgcttttaa